One window of the Lachancea thermotolerans CBS 6340 chromosome A complete sequence genome contains the following:
- the BUD27 gene encoding prefoldin-like protein (similar to uniprot|P43573 Saccharomyces cerevisiae YFL023W BUD27 Protein involved in bud-site selection nutrient signaling and gene expression controlled by the TOR kinase diploid mutants display a random budding pattern instead of the wild-type bipolar pattern): MSFQKKCNKAYADTQSAMDSLVDIVSKTSVNLENKLRFLKEQKQHYSGIRRNLVDYDKDSYDDNEDGNKRGLVFGEIIISSKIYLNIGYEYFVEKSQLEAIDFITEKLRLIDEAAARFEGKIQEAKETLKNLKEAQKLEEDQASSDNQDSFPNPSENEDGLPFMEIREDLDEEGNILSSSVNPTATAQPSNPRIEEISDETETVVSGKRATGDAEPSIHNARFDKGFDKDFEHRVRDKTLKDSTEFREKDEAKAASEPSPIVKDVDIEDLNIKGPNIKKHGPAIEPGDIYTFDDIVAQLEKEDGIEGGDIKDEDIHYDFDSYNHKSLLNDSESEEDEDDYDDYDESSMPSIIPGFAQRRFLDQINHLRSQKQQPQQPQEPQEPQKLQRPSQVQHVSETVKTKSILKKDKGAKKASKKVGFAPTLDVHEIESVKRETKANTYIASPFAAQSSVEDITHADADEGFDADLFAQLIGAKDSNEVHEKYEKEIEQQPAKRKPKVSRFKKDRNPSAAVESTKFATNKEVQNPINGQAVEDIMERDPEAAERVTQVTKDFSRVRLDNSGPVTGVLERDSETDAPSSPSSGLSATNIPRNSEALANKASNPGWDSKFKKNLSSLQKPVKRRPAKEKLPELPEQEEIETTEPKGLESRPVLEKQDQPQAFPKEINAAVNNNPSEVVQNPHVDFHKLGEDLDDMARAYLLGLYNSDVEDPGAVLEKLGDLNSYNKEVETLKGEISTFLKENPLATVDEASGADDDEKGPIMTDVVEKEVELPSDYDEVDVELSSEALNHSVAVEYHRLRERMIASQGTIERSPEELQLEAIDEYGNPIRTSKFKANKLRIGTDENHG; this comes from the coding sequence ATGAGTTTCCAAAAGAAGTGTAACAAAGCATATGCTGATACACAGAGCGCCATGGATTCATTGGTAGATATCGTATCGAAGACTTCTGTAAACTTGGAGAATAAGTTAAGGTTCCTGaaagagcagaagcaaCACTACTCTGGAATAAGACGCAACCTAGTGGATTATGACAAAGACAGCTACGATGACAATGAAGACGGCAACAAAAGAGGACTTGTGTTTGGAGAAATCATCAtttcctcaaaaatataCCTAAATATTGGGTACGAGTACTTCGTGGAGAAGAGCCAGCTTGAGGCTATTGATTTCATCACCGAGAAATTGCGTCTCATAGATGAAGCCGCTGCGCGCTTCGAAGGGAAAATTCAAGAGGCCAAGGAAACGCTCAAGAACCTTAAGGAAGCCCAGAAATTAGAGGAAGATCAGGCATCGTCAGACAATCAAGATTCGTTCCCGAATCCGTCTGAAAACGAAGACGGCCTGCCATTCATGGAGATCAGGGAAGACTTGGACGAAGAGGGAAACATTTTGAGCAGTTCCGTGAACCCAACCGCCACCGCGCAACCTTCAAACCCGCGTATTGAAGAAATAAGTGATGAAACAGAAACTGTTGTTAGCGGCAAGCGGGCCACAGGAGATGCAGAACCTAGCATTCATAACGCACGCTTTGACAAGGGCTTTGACAAGGACTTCGAGCACCGCGTTCGCGATAAAACATTGAAAGATTCTACAGAATTCAGAGAGAAAGATGAAGCGAAAGCGGCCTCTGAGCCGTCGCCTATTGTAAAGGACGTGGATATAGAAGATCTGAACATCAAAGGGCCTAATATCAAGAAACATGGGCCCGCCATCGAACCGGGCGATATTTACACATTTGACGATATTGTTGCACAACTAGAGAAAGAAGATGGAATCGAGGGTGGAGACATTAAGGATGAAGATATACATTACGACTTTGATTCCTACAACCATAAAAGCCTGCTGAATGATTCagaaagcgaagaagatgaagacgattACGATGACTATGATGAATCTTCTATGCCCTCTATAATTCCTGGCTTCGCTCAAAGGAGGTTTTTGGATCAAATTAACCATTTaagatctcaaaaacagcagcccCAGCAGCCTCAGGAGCCTCAGGAGCCTCAGAAGCTTCAACGCCCCTCACAGGTCCAACATGTCAGTGAAACTGTGAAAACTAAgtcaatcttgaaaaaagacaaggGCGCTAAAAAAGCTTCTAAGAAAGTTGGATTTGCCCCTACGCTTGATGTTCACGAGATCGAAAGTGTCAAACGTGAGACAAAAGCAAACACATATATAGCCTCGCCATTTGCAGCACAATCTAGCGTTGAGGATATTACTCATGCTGATGCAGATGAAGGCTTCGATGCGGATCTGTTCGCTCAGCTGATTGGGGCCAAAGATTCCAATGAGGTTCATGAGAAATATGAAAAGGAGATAGAACAACAACCGGCAAAGAGAAAGCCCAAGGTTTCACgattcaagaaagacaGGAATCCCTCGGCTGCAGTGGAAAGCACAAAATTTGCAACAAATAAAGAAGTGCAGAATCCAATTAACGGCCAAGCAGTTGAAGACATTATGGAGAGGGACCCTGAAGCCGCTGAGCGGGTGACGCAAGTCACCAAGGATTTTTCTAGAGTAAGGCTGGATAACTCCGGACCTGTTACCGGTGTCTTGGAAAGAGACAGCGAAACGGACGCGCCATCATCACCAAGTAGCGGCCTCTCTGCCACAAATATTCCGAGGAATTCGGAAGCCCTAGCCAACAAAGCTTCCAATCCAGGTTGGGActcaaaattcaagaagaatCTTAGCTCCCTGCAGAAACCTGTAAAGAGGCGGCCAGCCAAGGAAAAACTACCAGAGTTGCCCGAACAGGAGGAGATAGAAACAACAGAGCCCAAGGGGCTAGAATCACGCCCTGTTTTGGAGAAACAAGACCAGCCACAAGCATTCCCAAAGGAAATCAATGCTGCTGTCAACAACAACCCTTCTGAAGTGGTTCAAAACCCTCATGTCGATTTCCACAAGCTCGGAGAAGATCTTGATGATATGGCCCGTGCATATCTTCTTGGGCTATACAACAGCGATGTCGAGGACCCAGGCGCTGTTCTCGAGAAGCTGGGTGACTTGAACTCTTACAATAAAGAAGTCGAAACTCTTAAGGGCGAGATATCAACTTTTCTAAAAGAAAACCCACTCGCGACAGTCGATGAGGCTTCTGGCGCCGATGATGATGAGAAAGGGCCCATTATGACTGATGTAGTGGAGAAAGAGGTCGAGCTACCATCTGATTACGACGAAGTGGATGTTGAACTGAGCTCGGAGGCTTTGAATCACAGCGTGGCTGTTGAGTACCATAGACTAAGGGAAAGAATGATCGCGTCCCAAGGCACGATTGAGAGGTCCCCAGAGGAGCTTCAACTCGAAGCTATAGACGAATATGGAAACCCAATCAGAACAAGCAAGTTCAAGGCCAACAAACTTAGAATCGGCACTGATGAAAATCATGGTTAG
- the EPL1 gene encoding Epl1p (similar to uniprot|P43572 Saccharomyces cerevisiae YFL024C EPL1 Component of NuA4 which is an essential histone H4/H2A acetyltransferase complex homologous to Drosophila Enhancer of Polycomb) → MAAPSSQEAANTRFRHRKISVKQRLQVYKASDLRKLDKDELQQRELVEIETGVEKNEEKEEHLHKILQKNQLTRKELYIPTPDASQTWGEYENFYRGKFEEPVSYIRFSATVEDCCGSCYNMDERDERFLESKVNNKLKDGEKLSETEFELMCSSLEAAIHERQPFLSIDPENILSLEEIKPTILKRDLGDAGIKDKLAEEIGVQPQHFITQFDSAVQQDSRPITVLFEKFGKQVYNHWKGRKIEAHGGKICPQLKSERPGDRDDNDPYVCFRRREVRQARKTRRVDYQNSHKLRLLHQQLLFTKKLALLVAKREKVSLDMLENDLRVFELRRDIKPIKRSAVIRGDDDLLLDQKKRRLVSNVVTSTALESNPKKLRTKSKKANADAANSKVAVAAKPQSRSSQAQSQQSAQQLHSQQQALLQQQQAQQQAQQQKQQANAIAAHVYVKLPSSKIPDILLEDVDDILLKKERSARNYVEERMRKRRLEDGERFFNLTDDPYNPVFDISVPAGVSPTNAPFSSIASSKFEIEKSYYVPGLDNYLEGKADDVVVLNRDGDRIDNPKYRKIERYRPFQQNSGVHTRELPFRLRRRVGRLGLEYIDRRRPSEAFEPLKSFINLAEVEKQERENDVIDVYDSKLDALSRLHDRWKHDSDYNDHGAKFSHEPARLNQISNDTQVIRFGTMLGTKSYEQLRDATFKYRQEIYNQRRIQKNSISQKHPRVNGVTPASASTPSMSSTPARTSSSSSIKRNSNTKQHVASIN, encoded by the coding sequence ATGGCTGCACCATCGAGTCAAGAGGCGGCCAACACACGTTTCAGACACCGCAAGATCTCGGTCAAGCAGCGGCTGCAGGTCTACAAGGCGTCGGACCTGCGAAAGCTCGACAAGGACGAGCTTCAGCAGCGCGAGCTTGTAGAGATCGAAACCGGTGTCGAgaagaatgaagaaaaggaagagCATTTGCACAAgatccttcaaaaaaatcaacttACTCGCAAAGAGCTGTACATTCCAACGCCGGACGCATCACAAACATGGGGGGAATATGAGAACTTCTATAGAGGCAAGTTCGAAGAGCCCGTGAGTTATATACGGTTTTCTGCAACCGTAGAGGACTGCTGTGGCTCCTGCTACAACATGGATGAGCGGGACGAGCGTTTTCTTGAGTCCAAGGTGaacaacaagctcaaggacGGCGAAAAGCTCTCGGAAACCGAGTTTGAGCTTATGTGTAGCAGTCTCGAGGCTGCAATACACGAACGGCAACCTTTCCTCAGCATCGATCCCGAAAACATACTatctttggaagagatAAAGCCGACTATCTTGAAACGCGACCTCGGTGATGCAGGTATCAAAGACAAGCTAGCCGAGGAAATCGGGGTACAACCACAACACTTTATCACGCAGTTCGATTCTGCAGTCCAGCAGGACAGCCGTCCCATTACCGTcctctttgagaagttcGGGAAGCAGGTCTACAACCATTGGAAGGGACGCAAAATCGAGGCTCATGGGGGCAAAATATGTCCTCAGCTTAAATCTGAAAGGCCAGGGGATCGCGACGATAATGATCCGTACGTCTGTTTTCGAAGGAGGGAAGTGCGCCAGGcgaggaaaacaagaagGGTTGATTATCAAAACAGTCACAAGCTGCGGCTTCTgcaccagcagctcttGTTTaccaaaaagttggctCTCCTAGTCGCCAAGCGAGAAAAAGTATCTCTTGATATGCTCGAAAACGACCTGCGTGTCTTTGAACTGCGACGTGATATCAAACCTATCAAACGCTCAGCGGTTATCAGAGGTGACGACGATCTTCTCCTAGACCAAAAGAAGCGGAGACTGGTCAGTAATGTTGTGACAAGCACAGCCTTGGAATCTAATCCTAAAAAACTGAGGACTAAGTCCAAGAAGGCAAACGCCGACGCAGCGAACTCCAAGGTTGCAGTTGCTGCCAAGCCGCAATCCAGAAGTAGCCAAGCGCAGAGTCAGCAATCAGCTCAGCAGCTGCACTCTCAACAGCAAGCTctgcttcagcagcagcaagcaCAACAGCAAGCACAACAGCAGAAGCAACAAGCCAACGCGATTGCAGCTCATGTTTATGTCAAGCTCCCCAGCTCAAAGATCCCCGATATACTCCTGGAGGATGTTGACGACAtattgctgaaaaaggaAAGGAGTGCCCGCAACTATGTGGAGGAAAGGATGCGCAAGCGCAGACTTGAGGATGGGGAAAGATTCTTCAACCTCACAGATGATCCCTACAATCCCGTTTTCGATATATCTGTTCCTGCTGGTGTATCCCCAACAAACGCGCCGTTCTCGTCAATCGCGTCCTCCAAGTTTGAGATTGAAAAGTCATACTACGTTCCTGGCCTCGACAACTACCTGGAAGGAAAGGCCGACGACGTGGTTGTCTTGAATAGGGATGGCGATAGGATAGACAATCCTAAATACCGCAAAATTGAGCGCTACAGGCCATTCCAACAAAACTCAGGAGTACACACTCGCGAATTGCCTTTTAGGCTAAGACGACGTGTCGGTCGTCTTGGCCTCGAGTATATTGACCGCAGAAGACCTTCAGAGGCGTTTGAACCGCTTAAAAGCTTCATCAACCTagcagaagttgaaaaacaagagcgCGAAAACGACGTTATCGATGTATATGATTCGAAGCTAGATGCGCTTTCTAGACTGCATGATAGATGGAAGCACGATTCTGACTATAATGACCACGGAGCAAAATTCTCTCACGAACCGGCACGGCTCAATCAAATTTCAAATGACACTCAAGTCATACGATTCGGCACTATGCTTGGCACAAAGTCTTACGAGCAACTACGCGACGCGACGTTTAAGTATCGTCAAGAAATTTACAATCAGCGGAGAATCCAAAAGAATTCTATTTCCCAAAAACACCCCCGTGTTAACGGGGTCACCCCTGCATCTGCATCAACACCAAGCATGTCCTCAACGCCAGCGAGGACatcctcttcgtcttcaatCAAGAGGAATTCCAACACAAAGCAGCACGTTGCCTCTATCAACTAG
- the BST1 gene encoding Bst1p (similar to uniprot|P43571 Saccharomyces cerevisiae YFL025C BST1 GPI inositol deacylase of the ER that negatively regulates COPII vesicle formation prevents production of vesicles with defective subunits required for proper discrimination between resident ER proteins and Golgi-bound cargo molecules), producing the protein MGLRRSVNALAHKGVYFAGRYLKMGEHKISNSAGSEVGGAQTKRKRSGLKSVTGDALRNQKSSGDKVPLRIITLGFLLVLLVVAASFFKKFTGADSPKCRSIYMYPSYARIDGFDERFTKLAKKYHLYLYREQGKDREPLENNLIQLDGVPVLFIPGNAGSFKQARSIAAASADMYFDEPELIDNHWTKNLDFFTADFNEDFTAFHGRSLLDQAEYLNDAIKYILSLYSANEDRTEPQPQSVLVLGHSMGGVVARVMPTLKNFVPESINSYITLSAPHTASPVTFDGDMLKIYESTSKFWKSQFSDNSSFFSQNVSLISITGGVLDTTLPADLTLVEDIIPYSNGFTTYTTTIPQVWTPIDHLAIVWCDQLRKVLAKLLLETVDVHSSYKSRPLKERMRFYRKSLISGLEDYAVQDLKIDDRSESSYKPFELPDDFEEMVTGEKLILTRETAEAHRLLNLFKIPTNKKDYQFSLLTSMAPPEVFFCQNNIVRARIDDKLEDTKFECVSAKDDFTRIPRSTKDSLFPSDSSVGEPMSPFYLLKINGAVLSRFEFVAFSAPEGFVHDDDFLIAEMKATNSTRSLGDNPLTVLLKSLIKRKVRIDTSFLISTISFPNLWSSVISYRLKTTTIGENLIFEPLIRQFIELPFETKWHVNLKQGPQDVNFHNVAPFIPSNSSNDRSLKLDFISPPGCEMTMSLEINWALTMKMLLIRFRLTIAAFTVGLVSLVAFLQYYQYNQTGQFLAFDAALKLLLSKYWVLILALASLLTPLYSFFCLEKLSNITKFADRTRPTMSASHSWASNTFFLGIDELFLWWLGPVFFLMTVSSVYLLFRLITMVEAAARVAFSKVLPFRRTVEVSSIANEASSNRQFNLRQFAGALILVLGVVFYIPYQFAFIILTVVQSLFCLKIAVSAEEGIKRNVVNYNNSVLLLMLLLLPINAPIVMVFMRNFAIRWETPFRSHHNCLAILPIILLIESNARSRIPLRSLTNNLVSLAILGWLLHMSLYSFIFGTRNLYWLHYLFNSLCAMLFLKTFA; encoded by the coding sequence ATGGGTTTGCGGAGGAGCGTAAACGCTCTCGCGCATAAGGGAGTTTATTTTGCGGGTCGCTACCTAAAAATGGGAGAACACAAGATTAGCAATTCTGCGGGGAGCGAGGTGGGAGGCGCCCaaacaaagagaaaacgTTCCGGCCTCAAAAGTGTTACGGGTGACGCGTTGCGTAATCAGAAGAGTTCTGGTGACAAAGTTCCATTACGGATCATCACATTGGGATTCTTACTCGTCTTGCTCGTAGTAGCAGcaagtttcttcaagaagtttaCCGGCGCAGATTCTCCAAAATGCCGGTCCATTTATATGTATCCATCATACGCTCGGATTGACGGATTCGATGAAAGGTTTACGAAGCTTGCCAAAAAATATCATCTGTATCTGTACAGGGAGCAGGGGAAGGATCGTGAGCCTCTGGAAAATAACCTGATTCAGCTTGATGGAGTTCCTGTCCTTTTTATTCCCGGTAATGCAGGTAGCTTCAAGCAAGCAAGATCAATTGCTGCTGCGAGTGCCGATATGTATTTCGATGAGCCTGAATTGATCGATAACCACTGGACCAAAAACCTGGACTTTTTCACTGCAGATTTCAATGAGGACTTTACAGCGTTTCATGGCAGGTCGCTTCTTGATCAGGCAGAATATCTGAATGATGCTATAAAGTACATTCTCTCGTTATATTCAGCTAACGAAGACCGAACCGAACCACAGCCCCAGTCGGTACTTGTACTTGGTCATTCGATGGGAGGCGTCGTTGCTAGAGTCATGCCGACActgaagaactttgtgCCGGAGTCGATTAATTCCTATATTACGCTTTCAGCTCCTCATACTGCTTCCCCGGTTACCTTCGACGGGGACATGCTGAAGATTTATGAAAGCACTTCtaaattttggaaaagccAGTTCAGCGACAattccagcttcttttctcaGAACGTGTCTCTCATCTCAATAACTGGTGGTGTGCTCGATACTACGTTGCCTGCAGACTTGACGTTGGTTGAAGACATTATACCTTATTCAAATGGGTTTACTACTTATACAACAACGATACCTCAGGTGTGGACCCCTATTGACCACCTTGCGATTGTTTGGTGTGACCAATTGAGAAAGGTGCttgcaaagcttttgctGGAAACTGTTGATGTGCACTCGTCTTACAAGAGTCGTCCCCTAAAGGAGAGGATGCGCTTCTATCGCAAGAGCCTTATATCAGGGCTAGAAGACTATGCTGTCCAAGACTTGAAGATAGATGATAGGTCAGAGAGCTCTTACAAACcttttgaacttcctgATGATTTCGAGGAAATGGTAACGGGCGAAAAGCTTATTTTAACCCGGGAGACTGCCGAAGCCCACAGACTCCTTAACTTATTCAAAATTCCTACCAACAAGAAAGATTACCAATTTTCCTTGTTGACAAGCATGGCCCCTCCCGAAGTatttttttgccaaaacaATATTGTCAGAGCCAGAATAGATGACAAGCTCGAGGATACAAAGTTCGAATGCGTCTCAGCAAAGGATGACTTTACTAGAATACCTAGGTCAACGAAGGATAGTTTGTTTCCCTCAGACTCCTCTGTGGGCGAACCTATGAGCCCATTTTACTTGCTTAAGATAAACGGTGCGGTGCTTTCCCGGTTCGAGTTCGTGGCTTTTTCGGCGCCCGAAGGCTTTGTTCATGATGATGACTTTTTAATTGCAGAAATGAAAGCCACAAATTCAACACGCTCCTTGGGCGATAACCCGCTAACGGTGCTTTTAAAAAGTTTGATCAAAAGAAAGGTACGTATTGATACGtcgtttttgatctcgACTATCTCTTTCCCCAATTTATGGTCCTCAGTTATCTCTTACCGCCTCAAGACCACAACGATTGGAGAGAACCTCATATTTGAGCCTCTAATAAGACAGTTTATTGAACTGCCCTTCGAAACGAAGTGGCATGTGAATCTAAAGCAAGGCCCACAGGATGTCAATTTTCATAATGTCGCGCCCTTTATTCCTTCAAACTCATCAAACGATAGGTCACTCAAGTTAGATTTCATATCCCCGCCTGGATGCGAGATGACCATGAGCCTGGAGATCAACTGGGCGTTGACAATGAAAATGTTGCTCATTAGGTTCAGGCTCACCATTGCCGCGTTCACAGTGGGGCTTGTGTCACTGGTGGCATTCCTACAGTATTACCAGTACAACCAGACAGGGCAATTTTTGGCATTTGACGCCGCCTTGAAGCTTCTGTTAAGCAAGTACTGGGTGTTGATTCTCGCGCTAGCGAGCTTGCTAACACCCTTGTAcagttttttttgtttggaaaAGTTAAGCAACATCACGAAGTTTGCGGACCGAACACGACCAACGATGTCTGCTTCTCACTCTTGGGCTTCTAATACGTTTTTCCTTGGAattgatgagctttttttgtggTGGCTAGGAcctgtcttttttttgatgacgGTCTCATCCGTATACCTACTCTTTCGGCTTATAACAATGGTTGAGGCAGCAGCAAGAGTAGCTTTCTCGAAAGTGCTGCCTTTTCGCAGAACTGTTGAGGTTAGCTCCATTGCAAATGAGGCATCTAGCAACCGCCAGTTCAATTTGCGGCAGTTTGCAGGCGCGCTGATCCTAGTGCTAGGCGTTGTATTCTACATCCCGTACCAATTTGCCTTCATTATCCTCACGGTTGTCCAGTCATTGTTCTGCTTAAAAATCGCGGTCTCTGCTGAAGAGGGCATCAAGAGGAACGTAGTGAATTATAACAATTCAGTGCTCCTACTGATGCTACTTTTACTACCTATTAATGCGCCAATCGTCATGGTCTTCATGCGTAACTTCGCAATAAGATGGGAGACGCCTTTTAGGTCACACCACAATTGCCTTGCCATTTTGCCCATAATACTTCTTATAGAGAGCAATGCGCGCTCACGAATCCCATTAAGATCCTTAACTAATAACCTCGTCAGCCTTGCAATACTTGGGTGGCTTTTGCATATGTCGCTATACAGCTTCATTTTCGGAACGAGGAACCTCTACTGGCTCCATTACCTTTTCAATTCACTATGCGCCATGCTGTTTCTGAAAACTTTTGCATAA
- the STE2 gene encoding alpha-factor pheromone receptor STE2 (similar to uniprot|P06842 Saccharomyces cerevisiae YFL026W STE2 Receptor for alpha-factor pheromone seven transmembrane-domain protein that interacts with both pheromone and a heterotrimeric G protein to initiate the signaling response that leads to mating between haploid a and alpha cells), whose amino-acid sequence MGSEFSPSTANTTMATLRSASEMLLTFESAFSNDTQVDFGQLQALADTRITQGILFGTRIGTSVLTIITLYMVSKNRKTPIFISNFVSLFLVALHSALYLGYLTTPFASLTFNLTLFPDLIPRSNLHLFAVTNVVQVLLVAAVEASLILQVRIIFHSNTLKPVGRVLVALSSVLAAATTVLFFVSAVKSIRSVYADVLAIQDTLFFNLATIMLATSVNFMTLLLTVKLVLAIRSRRFLGLKQFDSFHILLIMSFQTLVFPSLLLILSYALNGKKGTNTLSTLATLLVTLSLPLSSMWATSANNSPRPSSVNTRFSPCLSDNGSSKFDNHSLFSHSMNSTAYQRHEDRAYDLYPISRSGNIDEDYGYGMEPLDKDNCRTLAVSVKSGDTSPGSSSHGELSRLPSSDANQQTLETLERAIQAGSFTPNTVDDEAARSFWANAKP is encoded by the coding sequence ATGGGCAGCGAGTTCTCCCCCTCTACAGCAAACACAACGATGGCTACGCTCCGCTCCGCCTCTGAAATGCTTCTCACCTTTGAATCTGCCTTCAGCAACGATACCCAGGTCGACTTTGGCCAACTCCAGGCACTCGCCGACACCAGGATTACACAGGGCATCCTGTTCGGCACCCGCATAGGCACATCCGTACTTACTATCATCACCTTGTACATGGTGTCGAAAAATCGCAAGACGCCTATCTTCATCAGCAACTTCGTCTCGCTTTTCCTCGTCGCGCTCCATTCGGCGCTCTACCTGGGCTATCTGACTACGCCATTCGCCTCTCTAACTTTCAACCTCACCCTGTTCCCAGACCTCATTCCTCGGTCCAACTTGCACCTCTTTGCGGTCACAAACGTGGTCCAGGTGTTGCTCGTAGCCGCCGTCGAAGCGTCTTTGATCCTCCAGGTGCGCATTATTTTCCACAGCAATACCCTCAAGCCTGTTGGCAGGGTACTCGTCGCCCTGTCCAGTGTGCTGGCTGCAGCCACCACTGTACTTTTTTTTGTATCTGCCGTGAAGTCTATTAGGAGTGTTTACGCTGATGTTCTTGCTATCCAGGATACGTTGTTCTTTAACCTTGCGACCATTATGTTGGCCACGTCAGTCAATTTCATGACTCTTCTACTAACTGTCAagcttgttcttgcaaTAAGGTCCAGAAGATTCCTGGGCCTAAAGCAGTTTGACAGTTTCCATATTTTGCTCATCATGTCTTTTCAGACACTGGTCTTTCCTAGTTTGTTGCTAATTCTTTCCTACGCGCTGAATGGAAAGAAGGGAACCAACACCCTCTCAACGCTAGCCACATTGCTCGTAACGCTATCGCTGCCTTTATCGTCTATGTGGGCTACATCCGCTAATAACTCACCAAGGCCGTCGTCTGTGAACACGCGTTTCTCTCCGTGTCTCAGCGACAATGGCTCCAGCAAGTTTGACAACCATAGTCTCTTTTCTCACAGTATGAATTCAACGGCCTATCAACGCCACGAAGATCGCGCTTACGATCTTTATCCAATTTCGAGGTCAGGAAACATAGACGAGGACTATGGATACGGCATGGAACCCCTTGACAAAGACAATTGCAGAACACTAGCTGTCTCTGTAAAATCGGGCGACACCAGCCCAGGTTCCAGCAGCCATGGCGAGCTTTCAAGACTGCCCAGCTCTGACGCTAATCAACAAACGCTAGAGACCTTGGAACGTGCAATACAAGCGGGCTCTTTCACTCCTAATACAGTAGATGATGAAGCAGCCCGCAGCTTTTGGGCCAATGCTAAGCCCTGA